In Bradysia coprophila strain Holo2 unplaced genomic scaffold, BU_Bcop_v1 contig_24, whole genome shotgun sequence, one genomic interval encodes:
- the LOC119077614 gene encoding uncharacterized protein LOC119077614, which produces MVKMVSFYELLLAVYLCQCSEGQPSSNRWIPTWGNMPQLTEPNNLPSPPFNVTGRVFENATIRQTIRTSIGGIRIRLQISNAFGIYDLPITAVTVALPSNQVAGINSIQTQTMKTVTFSGDNKFTIPQGALVVSDPIDMSVQPQSILTVTMYLAEGQESNYITSHPGSRTTSWWTNGNQVSATSLTGPTLASAAHWYFLSSVEVLVPSLSQTFVIVGDSITDGRGSDTDGNNRWPDLLLDRMQMNDDTSNIAVINKAAGGNRILYDGLGPNVLSRIDSDVLAQPGLSYVMIFEGVNDIGTTATDIASQQNVGDRIIAAYKQILLRVHAFNVPVFAGTITPFSAPNGNVTLQAYTDPNREATRQRVNKWIRESDAFHEVIDFDVILRNATHPDQLADLYNTGDYLHPNVNGYQKMADEFPLHIFKRSAGSCAKSGIQKILLILGLSVAYSGSTLS; this is translated from the exons ATGGTCAAAATGGTCAGTTTTTATGAGTTGCTACTAGCTGTGTACCTGTGTCAATGCAGTGAAGGTCAACCATCTAGCAATCGTTGGATTCCAACATGGGGAAACATGCCGCAACTGACGGAACCTAATAACCTTCCATCGCCTCCGTTT aaCGTAACTGGACGTGTGTTCGAAAATGCAACTATCCGCCAGACAATTAGAACGTCAATTGGTGGGATCCGAATCCGACTGCAAATTTCCAATGCATTCGGTATCTACGATCTACCTATAACAGCAGTCACCGTAGCTTTGCCTAGCAATCAAGTTGCCGGTATCAATTCTATTCAAACGCAAACAATGAAGACGGTCACGTTTAGTGGTGACAATAAATTTACTATACCACAAGGCGCTTTAGTAGTTTCTGATCCTATCGATATGTCGGTACAgcctcaatcaattttgacagTTACAATGTATTTGGCTGAAGGACAAGAAAGTAACTACATTACTTCGCACCCTGGTAGTAGAACGACGTCTTGGTGGACAAACGGAAACCAGGTTTCTGCTACTTCATTGACAGGGCCGACACTTGCTAGTGCTGCACATTGGTATTTCCTGTCGTCAGTAGAAGTGTTAGTCCCTTCATTGTCTCAAACTTTTGTCATCGTCGGCGACAGCATCACCGATGGTAGAGGAAGTGATACAGACGGAAACAACAGATGGCCAGATCTCCTTCTCGACCGAATGCAGATGAACGACGATACTTCTAATATTGCAGTAATCAACAAGGCAGCAGGAGGAAACCGCATATTGTACGATGGTTTAGGTCCTAATGTCCTGTCACGAATCGACAGTGATGTACTCGCACAGCCTGGTCTCTCCTATGTCATGATTTTTGAAGGTGTAAATGACATTGGTACCACTGCCACTGACATTGCGTCCCAACAGAACGTTGGAGACCGCATAATTGCTGCCTACAAGCAAATTCTTCTTCGCGTACATGCATTTAATGTGCCTGTTTTTGCCGGAACGATTACACCATTCAGTGCTCCAAATGGGAATGTTACACTGCAAGCGTATACCGATCCCAATCGAGAAGCAACGAGACAGCGAGTCAACAAATGGATTCGTGAAAGTGACGCTTTCCATGAAGTGATTGATTTTGATGTAATACTGCGGAATGCAACTCATCCGGATCAGCTGGCGGATTTGTACAATACAGGAGACTATTTGCATCCGAATGTCAATGGATATCAGAAAATGGCTGACGAATTTCCGTTACATATTTTCAAACGCAGTGCTGGAAGCTGTGCGAAAAGTGGAATCCAAAAAATATTGCTGATTCTGGGACTTTCAGTTGCATATTCGGGTTCCACCTTAAGCTAA